One stretch of Zingiber officinale cultivar Zhangliang chromosome 6B, Zo_v1.1, whole genome shotgun sequence DNA includes these proteins:
- the LOC121990606 gene encoding 14 kDa proline-rich protein DC2.15-like, producing the protein MESMPSKLLASLALFLATLNLSAACGGGCGGGGGGGGGGGGGGGGIVPILPAPSPPSPCTRPTPTPSPGSGGRCPRDTLKLGVCANVLNGLINATVAAPPREPCCPLIDGLADLEVAVCLCTAIRANILGIHLNIPIDLSLIVNFCGRNIPRGFQCN; encoded by the coding sequence ATGGAGTCCATGCCCTCCAAGTTGTTGGCCTCCCTCGCCCTCTTCCTCGCCACCTTAAACCTCAGTGCTGCCTGCGGTGGTGGCTGCGgtggcggaggcggaggcggaggcggcggcggcggcggcgggggaGGCATTGTCCCAATACTTCCTGCTCCTTCCCCGCCGAGCCCGTGCACCAGGCCTACCCCGACGCCGAGCCCCGGCAGTGGGGGCAGGTGCCCGCGCGACACGCTGAAACTGGGCGTCTGCGCCAATGTGCTGAACGGGCTGATCAACGCGACCGTGGCGGCGCCGCCGAGAGAGCCCTGCTGCCCTCTCATCGACGGCCTGGCCGACCTGGAGGTGGCGGTGTGCCTGTGCACCGCCATCAGAGCCAACATCCTCGGCATCCACCTCAACATCCCCATCGACCTCAGCCTCATCGTCAACTTCTGTGGCAGAAACATCCCCAGGGGCTTCCAGTGCAATTAA